From the genome of Anopheles moucheti chromosome 3, idAnoMoucSN_F20_07, whole genome shotgun sequence, one region includes:
- the LOC128301021 gene encoding uncharacterized protein LOC128301021 — MDNKKRFPGLIEHNKNSPLKILDVRSINETLPTSSYTLHKAEAAEQSDDSSGSEKELVIDMEDAEPEPQDHEEEFFVQQLGLEIPHAACKIELAPPSSASQTTPKNRINRRKSQHIRLENADIMFEAPIDPGSALEPKLEPETERDELQEAIESNRYIMQHIALLRTTINHLLQQHHQSTIAFPNKACDFETVESWMESYEQIKYDTLPGTSQAKVKK, encoded by the coding sequence ATGGATAACAAAAAACGCTTTCCGGGTCTAATCGAGCATAATAAAAACTCACCGTTGAAAATACTGGACGTACGATCGATAAATGAGACACTCCCCACATCCAGCTACACGCTACACAAGGCGGAAGCAGCCGAACAGTCGGATGATTCATCTGGAAGTGAAAAAGAATTGGTGATTGACATGGAGGACGCCGAACCCGAGCCTCAGGATCATGAAGAAGAGTTTTTCGTGCAACAATTGGGCCTTGAAATACCGCATGCAGCGTGTAAAATCGAATTAGCACCACCGTCATCAGCATCGCAAACGACCCCAAAGAATCGAATCAATAGAAGAAAAAGCCAACACATTCGGTTGGAGAATGCGGACATAATGTTTGAGGCGCCGATTGACCCAGGATCAGCACTGGAACCAAAATTAGAACCAGAAACAGAACGAGATGAGTTGCAAGAGGCTATCGAATCGAATCGTTACATTATGCAGCACATTGCGCTGTTGCGTACAACGATAAACCatctgctgcagcagcaccatcaaaGTACGATCGCTTTTCCCAACAAAGCGTGTGATTTCGAGACGGTGGAATCATGGATGGAAAGCTACGAGCAGATAAAGTACGATACCTTGCCAGGAACTAGTCaagcgaaagtgaaaaaatAA
- the LOC128301886 gene encoding voltage-dependent calcium channel subunit alpha-2/delta-4 isoform X1 codes for MELPQSRWWRWRRRHLLTGSLLLLVSLLFALDPAPVNADPDEDIPHNEVRNWAIRFGVDLWEFGRQFTKVNDIRNRFKDSDVDVTRKDGILLLRELAGEVKNFMDFKMNAVMRIMDSAEQAALSESDPESATSKAHPSAFYDARRINEYQSDGRLAEGSRQMLLRHMRRFEGYPVNISLSSVLMPAGVSLDEPETQSAIKWSSHLDPLFANNIERDSALSWQYFGSSTGFLRRFPGTAWPPETSYGSKEINDFRSEDWFIQAASSPKDVIILLDSSGSMSGKEYQLAVATASAILDTLGDDDFFNLISFSDQARVIVPCFQDKMVRATPDNVKEVKSAINAVECENTANFSAALETAFELLRKYNQSSQGSQCNQAIMLITDGPSDTFMEVIKHYNHPHMPVRIFTYLIGTDKSGGKNLYKMACENKGFFAQINSAEEARKKVVEYALVMARPMVLYQADHPVHWSPVFMGGRSGILGRESENRRKLVTTVSTPVFDRRNHSTRAANLLGVVGTDVPIEEIQKMIPQHKLGVNGYAFIVDNNGRVLCHPDLRPLSDNDQYSATLKHKYNSVDLTEVELPEVDNPSNTINERHDQRYANTLQELRNEMVLQKEGENELTVLTHLDTMKRVSLRFQKYFYGPIDGTPFSLGIALPDSYGVHELNAQQEIRHSHINVTEHFKGNNWKVHPDWVYCEYNSLKDADGTGEGTEESTYRDKDESFDTPEEQVLHFLARVGRPGWKWMSVRPRSPQPHHGHGGIPVGHYAQHHFNSQGSRKAEPYYCDRTLVQSLVRDAIVTDGLDRTPTHPSRKEDRSRLGFSMFSVKTTFVATRSGLLRWIDHLPHSEDSSEQHFSETNARAMDMSWYKRAVDLYATEPEGFVFSVPFNSGYSGKNSSTLVTASHAIFIDHRGHKAPAAVVGLQFLHESLFKHFINITSKCTASTTCKKNCASDELDCYLLDDNGFVILSERSEHTGKFFGQIDGTIMDSLVQDRIYRRVPLMDYQGICSDRDNPYTGASEPLKPVRPMSWLLKYFVSFATYWLSVLPTPIGAWQNSNYNYDGTDDVEDEDTYDYEQPDYDLPPEHSDVTTPDYDQRSTPTPQRSHTQAGPRVAPDPAHARPCDLKTDLYVLQPERLNSSGQNNPLKGKLTNCHSSGCERPFSVQKIPNSNLILLVVDVLCPCGSKQLDIEPQEVVGGAGACGVRRMAKEKMLRKRPGKCISYHPEEIEIKQCGTATTLFRASLYSTIATFIVIWVLASA; via the exons CGAATAATGGATTCGGCAGAACAGGCCGCCCTATCGGAATCGGATCCAGAGTCAGCTACATCCAAAGCACACCCAAGCGCATTCTACGACGCGCGGCGTATTAATGAGTATCAGTCGGACGGTCGGTTAGCGGAAGGTTCCCGACAGATGCTCCTGCGACATATGCGCCGTTTCGAGGGCTATCCGGTCAATATTAGTCTGAGCTCGGTACTGATGCCTGCCGGCGTTAGTTTGGACGAACCGGAGACACAGAGCGCCATCAAGTGGTCGTCCCATCTGGATCCGTTGTTTGCGAATAACATTGAGCGTGATTCGGCCCTATCGTGGCAGTACTTTGGGAGTAGCACTGGATTCTTGAGACGGTTCCCGGGTACCGCTTGGCCACCGGAAACGTCGTATGGCAGCAAGGAGATCAACGATTTCCGTTCGGAGGATTGGTTCATACAGGCGGCTTCCTCACCGAAGGATGTG ATAATTCTTCTCGATTCGTCCGGATCAATGAGTGGCAAGGAGTACCAGCTAGCGGTAGCAACTGCCAGTGCCATCTTGGACACACTCGGcgatgatgattttttcaaCCTGATCTCGTTCTCAGATCAAGCACGAGTGATTGTGCCCTGTTTCCAGGATAAAATG GTACGAGCCACCCCGGATAACGTGAAGGAAGTGAAGTCAGCCATCAATGCGGTGGAGTGCGAAAATACGGCCAATTTTTCGGCTGCCCTTGAGACGGCTTTTGAGCTGCTTCGTAAG TACAACCAAAGCTCCCAAGGCAGCCAGTGCAATCAGGCCATTATGCTAATTACCGATGGGCCCAGCGATACGTTCATGGAGGTGATCAAGCATTACAACCATCCGCATATGCCGGTACGCATTTTTACCTACCTGATCGGGACGGACAAGAGTGGTGGAAAAAATCTGTATAAAATGGCGTGCGAAAATAAAG GCTTCTTCGCGCAGATAAACAGTGCCGAGGAGGCAAGGAAGAAGGTGGTGGAATATGCACTAGTTATGGCACGTCCGATGGTGCTGTATCAAGCCGACCATCCAGTACACTGGAGTCCAGTATTTATGGGCGGTCGCAGCGGTATCCTTGGGCGAGAGAGTGAAAACCGTCGCAAGCTCGTTACTACCGTCTCGACGCCCGTGTTTGATCGAAGAAACCATTCGACTAGGGCTGCCAACCTGCTCGGTGTAGTTGGTACGGACGTCCCGATAGAGGAGATCCAGAAGATGATTCCACAGCACAAACTCGGCGTAAATGGGTACGCGTTCATTGTGGACAACAATGGACGGGTGCTGTGCCATCCGGATCTGAGGCCACTGAGCGATAACGATCAGTACAGTGCGACACTGAAGCATAAGTACAATTCGGTCGATTTAACTGAGGTCGAGCTGCCGGAGGTGGACAATCCGAGTAACACCATCAACGAGCGACACGACCAACGATACGCCAATACGCTTCAGGAG CTACGCAATGAGATGGTTCTGCAGAAGGAAGGCGAGAACGAACTCACTGTGCTGACGCATCTGGACACGATGAAGCGTGTGTCCTTACGCTTTCAGAA ATACTTTTACGGCCCGATCGATGGTACACCTTTCTCGTTGGGTATAGCCCTGCCTGATTCGTACGGTGTTCATGAGCTGAATGCCCAGCAGGAGATTAGGCATTCCCATATTAATG TGACCGAACATTTCAAAGGCAACAATTGGAAGGTACATCCAGATTGGGTATACTGTGAGTACAACAGTTTGAAGGATGCGGACGGTACTGGCGAGGGTACGGAGGAGTCCACCTATCGGGATAAGGACGAAAGTTTCGATACGCCCGAGGAACAGGTGCTCCATTTTTTGGCCCGTGTCGGCAGGCCCGGCTGGAAGTGGATGTCG GTACGTCCACGATCGCCACAACCACACCACGGACACGGTGGCATACCAGTTGGGCATTATGCTCAGCACCACTTTAACTCGCAAGGTTCACGAAAAGCGGAACCGTATTATTGCGACCGTACCCTCGTCCAGAGCCTCGTACGGGATGCGATCGTAACCGATGGGCTGGATCGTACGCCAACTCATCCGTCGCGGAAGGAAGATCGAAG TCGGCTTGGATTCAGCATGTTCAGCGTAAAGACAACGTTCGTGGCAACCCGATCGGGGCTGTTGCGCTGGATTGACCATTTACCCCACTCGGAGGACTCATCGGAACA ACACTTCAGCGAAACGAACGCGAGAGCAATGGACATGAGTTGGTACAAGCGTGCGGTCGATCTGTATGCGACCGAACCGGAAGGATTCGTGTTTAGTGTGCCGTTTAATTCTGG ATACTCCGGCAAAAACAGTTCCACGCTGGTGACTGCAAGTCACGCCATATTCATCGATCATCGTGGCCATAAGGCACCGGCTGCCGTAGTGGGATTGCAGTTTTTGCACGAATCACTGTTCAAGCACTTTATCAACATAACGTCAAAG TGTACCGCATCGACGACGTGCAAGAAGAATTGTGCCTCGGACGAGCTCGATTGCTACCTGCTAGATGACAACGGGTTCGTCATACTGTCCGAGCGTAGTGAACATACGGGGAAATTTTTCGGTCAGATCGATGGTACGATTATGGATTCGTTGGTGCAGGACCGCATCTATCGGCGGGTACCGCTGATGGACTATCAGGGTATCTGTTCCGACCGGGACAATCCGTACACCGGCGCCAGCGAACCGTTGAAGCCTGTTCGTCCGATGTCGTGGCTGTTGAAGTACTTCGTGTCATTTGCCACGTACTGGTTGTCCGTACTGCCCACACCAATCGGTGCCTGGCAGAACTCAAACTACAACTACGACGGTACGGACGATGTGGAGGACGAAGATACGTACGATTACGAGCAACCGGACTATGATCTACCGCCAGAACACAGTGACGTGACCACACCGGACTACGACCAACGGTCTACACCGACACCGCAACGTTCCCACACCCAGGCAGGACCGCGTGTTGCACCGGATCCCGCACATGCCCGACCATGCGATCTCAAGACGGACTTGTACGTACTGCAACCAGAACGGTTAAACTCGAGCGGTCAAAACAATCCACTCAAG GGCAAGCTCACGAACTGTCACTCGTCGGGATGCGAACGTCCGTTTAGTGTACAGAAAATACCGAACAGCAATCTGATTCTCCTGGTAGTAGACGTATTGTGTCCCTGTGGCTCCAAACAGTTAGACATTGAGCCGCAAGAGGTCGTTGGCGGAGCGG GCGCATGCGGTGTGCGTCGTATGGCCAAAGAGAAGATGCTCCGAAAGCGTCCGGGCAAATGCATCAGCTACCATCCGGAGGAGATCGAAATTAAGCAGTGCGGCACGGCCACGACACTGTTCCGTGCGTCCCTTTACTCGACGATAGCTACCTTTATTGTGATATGGGTGTTGGCCAGCGCGTGA
- the LOC128301886 gene encoding voltage-dependent calcium channel subunit alpha-2/delta-4 isoform X2, with translation MELPQSRWWRWRRRHLLTGSLLLLVSLLFALDPAPVNADPDEDIPHNEVRNWAIRFGVDLWEFGRQFTKVNDIRNRFKDSDVDVTRKDGILLLRELAGEVKNFMDFKMNAVMRIMDSAEQAALSESDPESATSKAHPSAFYDARRINEYQSDGRLAEGSRQMLLRHMRRFEGYPVNISLSSVLMPAGVSLDEPETQSAIKWSSHLDPLFANNIERDSALSWQYFGSSTGFLRRFPGTAWPPETSYGSKEINDFRSEDWFIQAASSPKDVIILLDSSGSMSGKEYQLAVATASAILDTLGDDDFFNLISFSDQARVIVPCFQDKMVRATPDNVKEVKSAINAVECENTANFSAALETAFELLRKYNQSSQGSQCNQAIMLITDGPSDTFMEVIKHYNHPHMPVRIFTYLIGTDKSGGKNLYKMACENKGFFAQINSAEEARKKVVEYALVMARPMVLYQADHPVHWSPVFMGGRSGILGRESENRRKLVTTVSTPVFDRRNHSTRAANLLGVVGTDVPIEEIQKMIPQHKLGVNGYAFIVDNNGRVLCHPDLRPLSDNDQYSATLKHKYNSVDLTEVELPEVDNPSNTINERHDQRYANTLQELRNEMVLQKEGENELTVLTHLDTMKRVSLRFQKYFYGPIDGTPFSLGIALPDSYGVHELNAQQEIRHSHINVTEHFKGNNWKVHPDWVYCEYNSLKDADGTGEGTEESTYRDKDESFDTPEEQVLHFLARVGRPGWKWMSVRPRSPQPHHGHGGIPVGHYAQHHFNSQGSRKAEPYYCDRTLVQSLVRDAIVTDGLDRTPTHPSRKEDRSPIATLMALLHSRLGFSMFSVKTTFVATRSGLLRWIDHLPHSEDSSEQHFSETNARAMDMSWYKRAVDLYATEPEGFVFSVPFNSGYSGKNSSTLVTASHAIFIDHRGHKAPAAVVGLQFLHESLFKHFINITSKCTASTTCKKNCASDELDCYLLDDNGFVILSERSEHTGKFFGQIDGTIMDSLVQDRIYRRVPLMDYQGICSDRDNPYTGASEPLKPVRPMSWLLKYFVSFATYWLSVLPTPIGAWQNSNYNYDGTDDVEDEDTYDYEQPDYDLPPEHSDVTTPDYDQRSTPTPQRSHTQAGPRVAPDPAHARPCDLKTDLYVLQPERLNSSGQNNPLKGKLTNCHSSGCERPFSVQKIPNSNLILLVVDVLCPCGSKQLDIEPQEVVGGAGACGVRRMAKEKMLRKRPGKCISYHPEEIEIKQCGTATTLFRASLYSTIATFIVIWVLASA, from the exons CGAATAATGGATTCGGCAGAACAGGCCGCCCTATCGGAATCGGATCCAGAGTCAGCTACATCCAAAGCACACCCAAGCGCATTCTACGACGCGCGGCGTATTAATGAGTATCAGTCGGACGGTCGGTTAGCGGAAGGTTCCCGACAGATGCTCCTGCGACATATGCGCCGTTTCGAGGGCTATCCGGTCAATATTAGTCTGAGCTCGGTACTGATGCCTGCCGGCGTTAGTTTGGACGAACCGGAGACACAGAGCGCCATCAAGTGGTCGTCCCATCTGGATCCGTTGTTTGCGAATAACATTGAGCGTGATTCGGCCCTATCGTGGCAGTACTTTGGGAGTAGCACTGGATTCTTGAGACGGTTCCCGGGTACCGCTTGGCCACCGGAAACGTCGTATGGCAGCAAGGAGATCAACGATTTCCGTTCGGAGGATTGGTTCATACAGGCGGCTTCCTCACCGAAGGATGTG ATAATTCTTCTCGATTCGTCCGGATCAATGAGTGGCAAGGAGTACCAGCTAGCGGTAGCAACTGCCAGTGCCATCTTGGACACACTCGGcgatgatgattttttcaaCCTGATCTCGTTCTCAGATCAAGCACGAGTGATTGTGCCCTGTTTCCAGGATAAAATG GTACGAGCCACCCCGGATAACGTGAAGGAAGTGAAGTCAGCCATCAATGCGGTGGAGTGCGAAAATACGGCCAATTTTTCGGCTGCCCTTGAGACGGCTTTTGAGCTGCTTCGTAAG TACAACCAAAGCTCCCAAGGCAGCCAGTGCAATCAGGCCATTATGCTAATTACCGATGGGCCCAGCGATACGTTCATGGAGGTGATCAAGCATTACAACCATCCGCATATGCCGGTACGCATTTTTACCTACCTGATCGGGACGGACAAGAGTGGTGGAAAAAATCTGTATAAAATGGCGTGCGAAAATAAAG GCTTCTTCGCGCAGATAAACAGTGCCGAGGAGGCAAGGAAGAAGGTGGTGGAATATGCACTAGTTATGGCACGTCCGATGGTGCTGTATCAAGCCGACCATCCAGTACACTGGAGTCCAGTATTTATGGGCGGTCGCAGCGGTATCCTTGGGCGAGAGAGTGAAAACCGTCGCAAGCTCGTTACTACCGTCTCGACGCCCGTGTTTGATCGAAGAAACCATTCGACTAGGGCTGCCAACCTGCTCGGTGTAGTTGGTACGGACGTCCCGATAGAGGAGATCCAGAAGATGATTCCACAGCACAAACTCGGCGTAAATGGGTACGCGTTCATTGTGGACAACAATGGACGGGTGCTGTGCCATCCGGATCTGAGGCCACTGAGCGATAACGATCAGTACAGTGCGACACTGAAGCATAAGTACAATTCGGTCGATTTAACTGAGGTCGAGCTGCCGGAGGTGGACAATCCGAGTAACACCATCAACGAGCGACACGACCAACGATACGCCAATACGCTTCAGGAG CTACGCAATGAGATGGTTCTGCAGAAGGAAGGCGAGAACGAACTCACTGTGCTGACGCATCTGGACACGATGAAGCGTGTGTCCTTACGCTTTCAGAA ATACTTTTACGGCCCGATCGATGGTACACCTTTCTCGTTGGGTATAGCCCTGCCTGATTCGTACGGTGTTCATGAGCTGAATGCCCAGCAGGAGATTAGGCATTCCCATATTAATG TGACCGAACATTTCAAAGGCAACAATTGGAAGGTACATCCAGATTGGGTATACTGTGAGTACAACAGTTTGAAGGATGCGGACGGTACTGGCGAGGGTACGGAGGAGTCCACCTATCGGGATAAGGACGAAAGTTTCGATACGCCCGAGGAACAGGTGCTCCATTTTTTGGCCCGTGTCGGCAGGCCCGGCTGGAAGTGGATGTCG GTACGTCCACGATCGCCACAACCACACCACGGACACGGTGGCATACCAGTTGGGCATTATGCTCAGCACCACTTTAACTCGCAAGGTTCACGAAAAGCGGAACCGTATTATTGCGACCGTACCCTCGTCCAGAGCCTCGTACGGGATGCGATCGTAACCGATGGGCTGGATCGTACGCCAACTCATCCGTCGCGGAAGGAAGATCGAAG CCCCATTGCCACGTTGATGGCATTGCTGCACAG TCGGCTTGGATTCAGCATGTTCAGCGTAAAGACAACGTTCGTGGCAACCCGATCGGGGCTGTTGCGCTGGATTGACCATTTACCCCACTCGGAGGACTCATCGGAACA ACACTTCAGCGAAACGAACGCGAGAGCAATGGACATGAGTTGGTACAAGCGTGCGGTCGATCTGTATGCGACCGAACCGGAAGGATTCGTGTTTAGTGTGCCGTTTAATTCTGG ATACTCCGGCAAAAACAGTTCCACGCTGGTGACTGCAAGTCACGCCATATTCATCGATCATCGTGGCCATAAGGCACCGGCTGCCGTAGTGGGATTGCAGTTTTTGCACGAATCACTGTTCAAGCACTTTATCAACATAACGTCAAAG TGTACCGCATCGACGACGTGCAAGAAGAATTGTGCCTCGGACGAGCTCGATTGCTACCTGCTAGATGACAACGGGTTCGTCATACTGTCCGAGCGTAGTGAACATACGGGGAAATTTTTCGGTCAGATCGATGGTACGATTATGGATTCGTTGGTGCAGGACCGCATCTATCGGCGGGTACCGCTGATGGACTATCAGGGTATCTGTTCCGACCGGGACAATCCGTACACCGGCGCCAGCGAACCGTTGAAGCCTGTTCGTCCGATGTCGTGGCTGTTGAAGTACTTCGTGTCATTTGCCACGTACTGGTTGTCCGTACTGCCCACACCAATCGGTGCCTGGCAGAACTCAAACTACAACTACGACGGTACGGACGATGTGGAGGACGAAGATACGTACGATTACGAGCAACCGGACTATGATCTACCGCCAGAACACAGTGACGTGACCACACCGGACTACGACCAACGGTCTACACCGACACCGCAACGTTCCCACACCCAGGCAGGACCGCGTGTTGCACCGGATCCCGCACATGCCCGACCATGCGATCTCAAGACGGACTTGTACGTACTGCAACCAGAACGGTTAAACTCGAGCGGTCAAAACAATCCACTCAAG GGCAAGCTCACGAACTGTCACTCGTCGGGATGCGAACGTCCGTTTAGTGTACAGAAAATACCGAACAGCAATCTGATTCTCCTGGTAGTAGACGTATTGTGTCCCTGTGGCTCCAAACAGTTAGACATTGAGCCGCAAGAGGTCGTTGGCGGAGCGG GCGCATGCGGTGTGCGTCGTATGGCCAAAGAGAAGATGCTCCGAAAGCGTCCGGGCAAATGCATCAGCTACCATCCGGAGGAGATCGAAATTAAGCAGTGCGGCACGGCCACGACACTGTTCCGTGCGTCCCTTTACTCGACGATAGCTACCTTTATTGTGATATGGGTGTTGGCCAGCGCGTGA